In Desulfonatronum thiosulfatophilum, the following are encoded in one genomic region:
- a CDS encoding UDP-glucose dehydrogenase family protein, with protein sequence MNLCIVGTGYVGLVTAACFAEMGNNVVCVDVNQEIVEALNRGSIHIFEPGLEEIVQRNAEQGRLRFTTDLNEGLESSLFVMICVGTPSKPDGSCDLCYVHQVARDVGKNMTDYKVVVNKSTVPVGTADKVRALILEEQEARGVNIEFDVVSNPEFLKEGDAINDFMKPDRVVVGTDNVRVAELLKALYAPFARSRDKMIVMGVRSSEMTKYAANCMLATKISFINEIANICERVGADVNDVRQGIGSDQRIGRHFIYPGLGYGGSCFPKDVRALIDTAVSNGYEPSVLKAVDGLNMRQKRLLVDKITAYFADRGGIEGKTLALWGIAFKPNTDDIREAPALELIAELTAAGMRVQAFDPAAGDKAKEALTENSLVSIHPAQYDVLEGADVLAVATEWNQFRNPDFGRIKKTLKQPVIFDGRNLYGAEFLRRYELEYHCIGRVANASQVG encoded by the coding sequence ATGAATTTGTGCATTGTAGGGACAGGATATGTGGGCTTGGTGACCGCGGCCTGTTTTGCTGAAATGGGCAACAACGTCGTCTGTGTGGATGTCAATCAAGAGATCGTCGAGGCCTTGAACCGGGGCAGCATTCACATTTTCGAGCCGGGTCTGGAGGAAATCGTGCAGCGCAACGCGGAGCAGGGGCGGCTGCGATTCACCACGGATCTGAACGAGGGGCTGGAGTCGTCCCTTTTCGTGATGATCTGCGTCGGGACTCCATCCAAGCCTGACGGAAGCTGCGATTTATGTTACGTGCACCAGGTGGCTCGGGATGTTGGCAAAAACATGACGGATTACAAAGTCGTGGTGAACAAGTCCACGGTTCCGGTGGGCACGGCGGACAAGGTCCGGGCATTGATCCTGGAAGAGCAGGAGGCCCGGGGCGTAAACATCGAGTTCGACGTGGTTTCCAATCCGGAATTCCTGAAAGAGGGCGACGCGATCAACGATTTCATGAAGCCGGACCGGGTGGTGGTTGGCACCGACAACGTGCGCGTGGCCGAACTGCTCAAGGCGTTGTACGCGCCCTTTGCCCGCAGCCGGGACAAAATGATCGTCATGGGCGTGCGCAGTTCGGAGATGACCAAGTATGCCGCCAACTGCATGCTGGCCACGAAGATTTCCTTCATCAACGAAATCGCCAACATCTGCGAACGGGTGGGCGCGGATGTGAACGACGTGCGCCAGGGCATCGGTTCGGATCAGCGCATCGGTCGCCATTTCATCTATCCCGGCCTCGGGTACGGCGGCTCCTGCTTTCCGAAGGATGTCCGCGCCCTGATCGACACGGCAGTGTCCAACGGGTACGAGCCCAGCGTGCTGAAGGCCGTGGACGGCTTGAACATGCGCCAGAAGCGCCTGCTGGTGGACAAGATCACGGCCTATTTCGCGGATCGCGGCGGTATTGAGGGCAAGACCCTCGCTCTGTGGGGAATCGCATTCAAGCCGAACACCGACGACATCCGAGAGGCTCCGGCCCTGGAACTCATCGCCGAGTTGACCGCCGCGGGAATGCGGGTCCAGGCATTTGATCCGGCTGCCGGAGACAAGGCCAAGGAAGCCTTGACCGAAAACTCGCTGGTCAGCATTCATCCGGCGCAGTATGATGTGCTGGAGGGGGCGGATGTCCTGGCCGTGGCTACGGAATGGAATCAGTTCCGGAACCCGGATTTTGGACGGATCAAGAAAACCCTGAAGCAACCCGTCATCTTCGATGGCCGCAATCTGTATGGAGCCGAGTTCCTGCGCAGATACGAACTGGAGTATCACTGCATCGGCCGCGTAGCCAATGCCTCGCAGGTCGGTTGA
- a CDS encoding D-2-hydroxyacid dehydrogenase — protein MQIVVLDGKTVNPGDNPWTPLEALGELTVHDRTSPADVRHRAGSAEIVLTNKTPLTRDILAQLDKLRFIAVMATGYDVVDLEAASERGIPVSNVPSYGAKSVAQFVLALILEHCHQIALHDQAVKSGEWSRAEDFCFWKTPQIELSGLKMGIIGFGKTGRRVAELAHALGMDIIVYTPRIRDTPSYKPFAWKSLEEVFAEADVVSLHCPLKPDNAGFVDKNLLALMKKSAFFINTARGALVNEPDLAEALNTGMLAGAALDVVAEEPIRKDNPLLKAKNCIITPHIAWASLDSRKRLLGAVAENIKAFLAGRPTNVVNMVNDFSGTTYEK, from the coding sequence ATGCAAATAGTCGTGCTGGACGGAAAGACCGTCAACCCCGGCGATAATCCATGGACGCCCCTGGAGGCTCTTGGCGAACTGACGGTACATGACCGTACCTCGCCTGCCGACGTCCGCCACCGGGCAGGTTCCGCCGAGATCGTTTTGACCAACAAGACCCCGTTGACCAGGGATATTCTGGCCCAGCTCGACAAGCTGCGCTTCATTGCCGTCATGGCCACGGGGTATGACGTCGTCGATCTGGAAGCCGCCTCGGAACGTGGCATTCCTGTATCCAACGTTCCCAGTTACGGGGCCAAGTCCGTAGCCCAGTTCGTGCTGGCCCTGATTCTGGAACATTGTCACCAGATCGCCCTGCACGATCAGGCGGTCAAATCCGGGGAATGGTCCCGGGCCGAGGACTTCTGCTTCTGGAAGACGCCGCAGATCGAGCTTTCCGGATTGAAAATGGGCATCATCGGATTCGGCAAGACCGGACGCCGAGTGGCCGAATTGGCCCATGCCCTGGGCATGGACATCATCGTCTACACGCCGCGAATCAGGGATACCCCGTCCTACAAACCCTTTGCCTGGAAAAGCCTGGAAGAGGTTTTCGCCGAGGCGGACGTGGTCAGCCTGCATTGCCCGCTGAAGCCGGACAATGCCGGCTTTGTGGACAAGAACCTTTTGGCCTTGATGAAAAAGTCCGCCTTCTTCATCAACACCGCCCGGGGAGCCCTGGTCAACGAGCCGGATCTGGCCGAAGCGCTGAACACCGGCATGCTGGCCGGAGCCGCCCTGGATGTTGTTGCCGAGGAGCCGATCCGGAAAGACAATCCCCTGCTCAAGGCCAAAAACTGCATCATCACGCCGCATATCGCCTGGGCCAGTCTGGATTCCCGAAAACGCCTTCTGGGAGCCGTTGCGGAAAACATCAAGGCCTTCCTGGCCGGCCGGCCCACCAATGTTGTGAACATGGTCAATGATTTTTCCGGAACCACTTATGAAAAATGA
- the gpmA gene encoding 2,3-diphosphoglycerate-dependent phosphoglycerate mutase produces MYRLALLRHGQSTWNHENRFTGWTDVDLTELGRQEAETAARLFQEEGFTFDVCFTSVLKRAVRTLWIVQDALDLLWLPVHKTWRLNERHYGALQGLNKAEMTAKYGEAQVFEWRRSFEVTPPALELDDPRHPRYDRRYGETPTEDLPATESLKLTIDRVLPYWHANLAPEIRTGRRILVCAHGNSLRGLVKFLDNISEQEISNLNIPTGIPLIYELDQDLRPLRSYYLGDQNAVNASIQAVADQAKTKA; encoded by the coding sequence ATGTATAGACTCGCCTTGCTGCGCCACGGCCAGAGCACCTGGAACCATGAAAACAGGTTTACCGGCTGGACCGATGTCGATCTGACCGAGCTCGGCCGTCAGGAAGCCGAAACCGCGGCCCGCCTCTTTCAAGAGGAAGGTTTTACCTTCGACGTCTGCTTCACGTCCGTTTTAAAACGTGCCGTGCGAACCCTGTGGATCGTCCAGGATGCGCTGGACCTGCTCTGGCTTCCGGTGCACAAAACTTGGCGGTTGAACGAACGTCACTACGGCGCGCTGCAAGGATTGAACAAGGCTGAGATGACCGCCAAGTACGGCGAAGCGCAGGTCTTTGAGTGGCGGCGCAGCTTCGAAGTCACCCCGCCGGCCCTGGAACTCGACGATCCGCGTCATCCGCGCTACGATCGACGATACGGCGAAACTCCCACCGAGGACCTTCCGGCCACCGAAAGCCTGAAGCTGACCATTGACCGGGTCCTGCCCTACTGGCATGCGAATCTGGCCCCGGAAATCAGGACCGGCCGCAGGATTCTCGTCTGCGCCCACGGCAATAGTTTGCGTGGGCTGGTCAAGTTCTTGGACAATATCTCGGAGCAAGAAATCAGCAACCTGAACATCCCCACCGGCATCCCGCTGATCTATGAACTCGATCAGGACCTGCGCCCCCTGCGCAGCTACTATCTGGGCGACCAGAATGCGGTGAACGCCTCCATCCAGGCCGTGGCCGATCAGGCCAAAACAAAAGCATAA
- a CDS encoding glutaredoxin family protein translates to MSDPIRVYALSTCIHCKRAKEFLDQCGVKYDCKHVDWMTGQERTDTLAEMKQYNPAQSFPTILIGDTVIVGFKKEEIEKALGKEPSEGKEPSES, encoded by the coding sequence ATGTCCGATCCAATTCGCGTCTATGCCCTGAGCACCTGCATCCATTGCAAACGAGCCAAGGAATTTCTGGACCAGTGCGGCGTAAAATACGATTGCAAGCATGTGGACTGGATGACCGGTCAGGAACGTACGGACACGCTGGCCGAAATGAAACAATACAACCCGGCCCAGAGCTTTCCGACCATTCTCATAGGGGACACGGTCATCGTCGGCTTCAAGAAGGAAGAAATCGAAAAAGCCCTGGGCAAAGAACCCTCCGAAGGCAAGGAGCCGTCCGAATCATGA
- a CDS encoding ferredoxin-thioredoxin reductase catalytic domain-containing protein: MTPEELHATLRKIQEPKGYFFNKDQEMVMELMQSLLTNKDRYGYMACPCRLPAGEKEQDKDILCPCVYRVPDVKEYGSCYCGLYVSEEWNEDKIPHEYVPERREPRF; the protein is encoded by the coding sequence ATGACCCCGGAAGAACTCCACGCCACGCTGCGCAAGATCCAGGAGCCCAAAGGCTATTTCTTCAACAAGGACCAGGAAATGGTCATGGAGCTGATGCAGTCCCTGCTGACCAACAAGGACCGCTACGGCTACATGGCCTGCCCCTGCCGCCTGCCCGCCGGAGAAAAGGAACAGGACAAGGACATCCTCTGCCCTTGCGTCTACCGGGTGCCGGACGTCAAGGAATACGGCAGCTGCTACTGCGGCCTTTACGTTTCAGAGGAATGGAACGAGGACAAGATTCCCCACGAGTACGTGCCGGAACGGCGGGAACCCCGATTTTAG
- a CDS encoding glycosyltransferase family 2 protein yields MRNTLLRRAKGEKVIFLDDDNVLTPIAFLTYLKHMGCEMLIARIDTTRAFDQPFLPVDLPGKSLVRQGNIDPLCLCLSRELVCVRCRGWESKAGYEADFLNILHFGVGHALCKRRVTSSESMMRVMVLTPKDVTFVRSN; encoded by the coding sequence TTGCGCAACACTCTCTTGCGTCGTGCAAAGGGTGAAAAAGTTATTTTTCTGGATGACGACAACGTCCTGACACCCATCGCCTTCTTGACCTACCTCAAGCACATGGGCTGCGAGATGCTCATTGCGCGCATCGATACCACCCGGGCCTTTGATCAGCCATTTCTTCCGGTGGACCTGCCGGGTAAATCCCTGGTCCGCCAGGGCAACATCGATCCGCTCTGTCTCTGCCTGTCCCGGGAGCTGGTCTGCGTGCGTTGCAGAGGGTGGGAATCCAAAGCGGGATATGAAGCGGACTTTCTGAACATATTACATTTTGGCGTCGGGCACGCTCTGTGCAAAAGGCGAGTGACATCGTCGGAATCTATGATGCGGGTCATGGTCTTGACACCGAAGGATGTAACTTTCGTCAGATCAAATTGA